Within Actinomycetes bacterium, the genomic segment TCGTCATCGGGGAAGAACCCCCGGGTGGACATCAGCCGCTTGGCCTCCGCCTCGGTCATACCACGCGTGTGGACCCGAACATCCAGGATGGTGCTCACGATGATGCGCAGTTGCATCTTCAACTGCTGGATCCGCAACGACGCACGCGGCTCCTCGGGCACGGAGAAGCCGCCACCGGCCATCAGCTCCTCGGCGTAGACGGCCCAGCCCTCGACGAACAAGGTACTGGGCAGGGCCGCGCGGGCTGCTGATGGCGCAACTGCTTCCCGAGCCTGCGCCTGCTGTAACACGTGCCCAGGTACTCCGACATGAACCATCAGGTTGTGGATCAGATGTCGGTTGTATTCGCGGTAGTGCGCACCCCGCCGGGCGCCACTCCAACTGGGTGGCGTTGGCGCGATTCCGATCACCGTGGGCAACTCTCGTCGCTCCAATGGACCGGGCGCATTGCAGTACACCGGAAACACGCCTCGACGAACCGCGGGAATCAGTTCCATCCGCACGTCCACATCAGGAACGGTGACGAGTTCTCGATCGATCGCGAACGCTACGGCAGACTCCATCGCCGCAGCGCAGACGTCCAGCACGTTGCCGTCATCAACATCGCCACCATCACCCAGTCGATCCAACGCCTTGGGAATCACTGAGCGGTCCGCCATGCTGCCCTGCAACAGCTTCGCCGAGGCGCTGGCTAGTGCGTCCAGCACCTCTTCGAGTGACTCCTCCGCCTCAGCGAGGAGTACATCCGGATCTGCTGGCGCGTCGAGGTGAGTACGCAGCACGCCGCTATACAACTCTGGGCCGTAGGCCGGGTTCCGCCGGGCACCGGGCAACCGGGATCGCAGCCAGGACACGTGATCGCCGATGGCACCGGTCGCCGACATCAGGGAGTCCGACAATCCTGGCTTGACCCGCATATCTTCTGGCAGATCCGCGAGCATGGCCGGGATCGCGGAGAACTGCTCTATGGCAGTTTCCACATGCACTCCTGGCATCTCGCCCAGCGTGTGCCGGGCGTTCTCTAGATGCTCCGGAACTTCTCGCAACCGTTCCAGCAACGACTGGGAGCGCTGCTCTTCTGGCGCAAAATCTCGTGAGACCAACGAATACAACGCCTCGGCGGGACTCCACACCAGCGGATTCCACAGGTGTGGTTGCACCTTGGTCATGTCGAAAAGCCGGGAAGCCACTCCGGCCCGCAGCACCTCTAGGTCTGCGGCTGCGACGCGACTGAGCGCACGGGAATCCACCGAATCCAAGAAGGCGGCGTGGCGCTGCATCACTCGAGCGAACTCATCCACGCCATCGCCGGTGAGATCAGGAAGGCGACCGTCGAACCGATGATCGCCCACTTTGGTGGCCCGAACTGGGTCGCGAGCCAACAGGTCATCGACAACTGCAGCCGCGAGGCCCGCGAATCTGCGGTCCTCCGGAGAATGGATACCAGCGCCGAACACGGTATGACCCTAACCTTCGCCGGTTGCGCTCTCCGCCTCGGCCTGCCGGATGTCTTGATGCAAATGCCGGGCGCGGTCGCGGACGAGCGCCTCCGCATCCCAGCCCTGCTGCTCGGCCTGCACCGCTAGGGCATAGAGCTGATCCGCCAACTCAGCAGCCGTGTCCGGTGCCGCGACTCCTGATTCCGGTGGCAGCAACTCCAGCCCACTTTCGGCTGCTCGCCGCCAAGACTTCTGCACCAGCGCGAGCGCGGGCATGGCCAATGGCACACCATCAAGGGCCGAGTCGCGAGATTTCTCGGCGGCTTTGAGCTTCGTCCAGTTCTCCGCTACCGCGGCCGCGTCCTCGGCTTGCGCGTCGGCGAACACGTGGGGATGACGGCGGATCAGCTTGTCGCTGATGCCATCGGCAACCTCCGCGATGCCCCAGCCTGGATCTGATTCCTCCGCGATCCGGGCGTGGAAGACCACCTGCAGCAGCAAGTCCCCGAGTTCCTCACGCAAATGCTCATCGTCGGCGGTCTCAATGGCTTCGATGGTCTCGTAGCATTCTTCGAGCAGGTACTCGACAAGCGATTCGTGAGTTTGCTCCGCATCCCACGGGCAGCCCCCGGGGGAGCGCAGCCGATCCATGACTGCCACTAGTCGAAGCAGCGGATGCGGATGTTCCACCGAGGCTTCGGTCACTGCTGCGGCTGTTCCTGTGGCTGCGGCTGTTCCTGTGGCTGTTCCTGTGGCTGCGGCTGTTCTTGTGGCTGCTGCGGCTGCTGTGGCTGCTGTGGCTGCTGTGGCTGTAGCGGGTCAACCGGCAACTGCGGCTGGGCTATCCGACTGGTGGGGTTCTCGGCCGGCCCAATGCTCAGTTGCTCCGGGTACCACTCGCCATACTTGGGAGCGACCTCAACGCCGATCGCCTCAGAGAACTCGGCCAGCGCCGCTATCAGGACCTGTTGCTGCTCCTGCTCCGGCAGACCTGGCGCCAACGCACCACCGAGGGCCATCGCGATCAACTGCGTTTGAATCTGACCCTGCAGTGCACTCGGCGGAAAACCGCTCTGCACTAATGCCTGCTCGACTGCTTCCTGACCGCCGTTCGCCTCGATGACCTCGGCATAAGCAGCGTCGATCTCGGCCGGTGGCACCGACACCTCTTCCTTAGCGGCCGCCTGGTTCACCAACTCGCTGGTGACGTTGAAGTTCACCAGTCCAGCCACAAACTGCAGATTGGGCTCTGTCGGCGGGAGACCGCTCAGTTCGTTGACTTCCCGCATTTGGTCAGCGATCTGCTGCTCGGAGATCGTGACGTCACCAACGACAGCAGCTTTGCCCGGTTCGGATGCCGAACAGCCCGCCGCCACTACGCAACTAGCGGCCACCGCTGCGGTGACCGTCAGCACTCGTCGGAAGCGCTGCGAGATTCTCATGCCAACCTCTTCATTTCTCAGCCGGTTCGTCCAAGATGACAGTCTTGACTACCTGGGCTGCCCAGTCCAGTACAACGGCACCTTCGACGGCGGTGCGACCGTCCATCGGCCGCGGAACTTGCATCTGCCGAGTGGCTGGTTTCACCAGAGCACCACGGTACAACCGCGTGAGCCTAACCCGCCGAGACTCTGGTAGTTCCACCGGATGGAATCGAACACGGTTGCCGGTCAAGATGATTTCGTCCAGGCCAGCGCGGCGGGCCAGCAGCCGCAGCCGGGCCACCGCAATCATGCTCTGCACTGGCTCCGGCGGCTTGCCGTACCGGTCGGTGAGTTCGGCCACGAGTTCTGCCACCTGCTCATCACTGACAGCAGCGGCCAAGCGCCGATATGCCTCCAACCGCAGCCGTTCCTCCGCTACGTAACTGTCGGGAATGTGGGCATCGACCGGCAGATCGATGCGCACCTCGGTGTCCGCGGCTCGCTTCTCACCCTTGAACTCGCTGAGAGCTTCACCCACCAGCCGCACGTAGAGATCGAAGCCGACGTCAGCGATATGACCGCTTTGTTCGCCCCCGAGCAGGTTGCCCGCGCCGCGAATCTCCAAATCCTTTAGCGCAACCTGCATGCCGGAGCCGAGGTCGGTGTTTTGGGCGATCGTGGCCAGCCGCTCGTGAGCGGTCTCGCTCAGCGTTCGATCCGGGGAATGCAGGAAGTAGGCGTAGGCGCGGCTGCGGGACCTACCCACCCGGCCACGCAACTGATGAAGCTGACTCAATCCCATATGCTCAGCACGGTCCACGATCAAGGTGTTGGCGTTGGCGATATCGATACCCGATTCCACGATGGTGGTGCAGACCAGTACGTCGACGCGGCCCTCCCAGAAGTCCAACACCACCTGTTCCAACTTGTTCTCCGGAATTTGACCGTGTGCGACAGCGATGTTGGCCTCTGGCACCAGTTCCGCCAGCCGAGCGGCGGTCCGATCGATAGATTCCACCCGGTTGTGCACAAAGAAGATCTGTCCCTCGCGGAGTAGCTCGCGGTGAATCGCAGCGGTGACTTGCCGGTCATCGTAGTTGCCGACATAGGTGAGTACCGGCAGTCGCTCCTCCGGTGGGGTAGCAATGGT encodes:
- a CDS encoding DUF885 domain-containing protein, whose protein sequence is MFGAGIHSPEDRRFAGLAAAVVDDLLARDPVRATKVGDHRFDGRLPDLTGDGVDEFARVMQRHAAFLDSVDSRALSRVAAADLEVLRAGVASRLFDMTKVQPHLWNPLVWSPAEALYSLVSRDFAPEEQRSQSLLERLREVPEHLENARHTLGEMPGVHVETAIEQFSAIPAMLADLPEDMRVKPGLSDSLMSATGAIGDHVSWLRSRLPGARRNPAYGPELYSGVLRTHLDAPADPDVLLAEAEESLEEVLDALASASAKLLQGSMADRSVIPKALDRLGDGGDVDDGNVLDVCAAAMESAVAFAIDRELVTVPDVDVRMELIPAVRRGVFPVYCNAPGPLERRELPTVIGIAPTPPSWSGARRGAHYREYNRHLIHNLMVHVGVPGHVLQQAQAREAVAPSAARAALPSTLFVEGWAVYAEELMAGGGFSVPEEPRASLRIQQLKMQLRIIVSTILDVRVHTRGMTEAEAKRLMSTRGFFPDDEIPGNWRRARLTCGQLASYFLGYQQIKQIVGRLTERNRNWSQRQVHDAVLAHGSVPPRVLPPLVGLE
- a CDS encoding MazG family protein → MDRLRSPGGCPWDAEQTHESLVEYLLEECYETIEAIETADDEHLREELGDLLLQVVFHARIAEESDPGWGIAEVADGISDKLIRRHPHVFADAQAEDAAAVAENWTKLKAAEKSRDSALDGVPLAMPALALVQKSWRRAAESGLELLPPESGVAAPDTAAELADQLYALAVQAEQQGWDAEALVRDRARHLHQDIRQAEAESATGEG
- a CDS encoding SurA N-terminal domain-containing protein translates to MRISQRFRRVLTVTAAVAASCVVAAGCSASEPGKAAVVGDVTISEQQIADQMREVNELSGLPPTEPNLQFVAGLVNFNVTSELVNQAAAKEEVSVPPAEIDAAYAEVIEANGGQEAVEQALVQSGFPPSALQGQIQTQLIAMALGGALAPGLPEQEQQQVLIAALAEFSEAIGVEVAPKYGEWYPEQLSIGPAENPTSRIAQPQLPVDPLQPQQPQQPQQPQQPQEQPQPQEQPQEQPQPQEQPQQ